The following DNA comes from Deltaproteobacteria bacterium.
TCATCTCGATTCAATGCAAGATCCAGAGACCGACCTTGCCATCAACTGCACGGCTCAGCTCTCTATTCTTGAAACCTGCAGGCATCATAACCCAAGTATCAGGATAGTCTTCGCCAGTACTCGGCAGATCTACGGTACGCCCCAGTACCTCCCTGTAGATGAAAAGCACCCTCTTCGCCCAGTCGACGTCAACGGCATTAACAAACTAGCCGGTGAGCAGTACCACTTGCTCTACAACAATATCCACGGCCTACGCTCGAGTGTCTTAAGACTCACCAACACCATCGGTCCTCGAATGCGAATCCGAGATGCTCGGCAAACTTTTCTTGGTATTTGGATCCGTCGACTTCTAGAAGGTGACCCCTTTGAAGTTTGGGGAGGCCAACAGCTTCGGGACCTCACAGATGTTGAAGACTGTGTAGAGGCACTGATGCTCAGCGCTCTGAGCGATAAAACGAGCGGCCAAGCATTCAACTTGGGTGGTCACAGTACGCTCTCGCTTCGAGAACTCGCAGAACTCTTAATAGAGATTCATGGAGACGGCGTCTTCCAAATCTGTGAATTCCCAAAAGACCGCGCCGCCATTGATATCGGTGATTACTATGCCAGCGACAAACTCTTTCGAGAAACCACAGGCTGGGCTCCTAAAATCGATTTAAAAGATACTCTCAGCCGAACTTTGGATTACTACGCTAAACATCTCCAAGACTATACTGCGAGTGAATATGTCTCTTGAACAACCTCGTATTCCCATTGCTGCTCCTGGGCGTAGCTACCAAGCCCATAAGGATGAGATCAACGCAGCCATCACTGCAGTACTAGAAGGTGGTCACTATATTCTAGGACCGCAAAGCCAAAGGTTTGAAGAGTCATTCTCAAAATGGGTCGGGTCATCATACGGGATCGCCCTTGCTAGCGGTACCGATGCCATCAGCCTGGCCCTGCGCAGCTGCGGCGTTACCCGTGGAGATGGCGTTCTCACTGTAGCCAATACAGCCGGCGCCACC
Coding sequences within:
- a CDS encoding NAD-dependent epimerase/dehydratase family protein; its protein translation is MTSQNLSFEGQKVLITGGLGFIGSTLAIKLLETGAKVTLVDSLEPQYGGHPKNIAGYEEQLDILQEDVRNTQAIRKLIQEQNYLFNLAGQTSHLDSMQDPETDLAINCTAQLSILETCRHHNPSIRIVFASTRQIYGTPQYLPVDEKHPLRPVDVNGINKLAGEQYHLLYNNIHGLRSSVLRLTNTIGPRMRIRDARQTFLGIWIRRLLEGDPFEVWGGQQLRDLTDVEDCVEALMLSALSDKTSGQAFNLGGHSTLSLRELAELLIEIHGDGVFQICEFPKDRAAIDIGDYYASDKLFRETTGWAPKIDLKDTLSRTLDYYAKHLQDYTASEYVS